One segment of candidate division KSB1 bacterium DNA contains the following:
- a CDS encoding S8 family serine peptidase yields MRKGLYIIVLGLMVLFISTAFRSAGRKAYVEGELLVKFNDRVTAQTAARLLAANGGEVVDYFRQIDVYHVRLGGKSSVEETLQALRAQREVEFAEPNYLYHIDVVPNDPHFSRLWGMENTGQTGGLADADIDASVAWEVSTGSREVVVGVIDTGIDYTHPDLADNIYTNPGEDPWANPFDPSTGNGIDDDGNGKVDDWKGWNFYAKTNDPFDDNMHGTHCAGTIGAIGNNGIGVAGVCWQVRLMPLKFLDSRGSGATSDAVSAILYAADMGVKILNNSWGGGSQSTSMENAIRYAANKGVLFVAAAGNEGNDNDLIPNYPSSYDLPNILAVAATDHSDNLAVWGDGGGGNDDDCGLICATVNAGVPGSNWGYKSVHLAAPGKNILSTVPGESYSSLSGTSMAAPHVAGAAALLLAINPSLSVQELRSTLTSTVDPLESLANKVASGGRLNLAAAVAAAAPKL; encoded by the coding sequence ATGAGAAAGGGGCTGTACATCATTGTTTTGGGGCTGATGGTGTTGTTTATCAGCACCGCATTTCGCAGCGCCGGACGAAAAGCCTATGTCGAAGGCGAGCTGTTGGTCAAGTTTAACGATCGGGTTACGGCGCAGACGGCGGCAAGACTTTTGGCGGCAAACGGCGGCGAGGTCGTCGACTATTTTCGCCAAATCGACGTCTATCATGTGCGGTTGGGCGGCAAAAGCAGCGTCGAGGAAACCCTACAGGCCCTGCGGGCGCAGCGTGAGGTAGAGTTTGCCGAACCGAACTACCTCTATCATATCGATGTTGTACCGAACGATCCCCATTTTTCAAGGCTCTGGGGCATGGAGAACACCGGTCAAACCGGCGGTTTGGCCGATGCGGACATTGACGCCTCTGTCGCATGGGAAGTAAGCACCGGCAGCCGAGAGGTAGTCGTAGGGGTTATCGACACCGGCATCGATTACACGCATCCCGATTTAGCGGACAACATTTATACGAATCCGGGTGAAGATCCCTGGGCGAATCCTTTTGACCCCTCTACCGGCAACGGCATCGATGATGACGGGAACGGCAAGGTCGATGATTGGAAGGGGTGGAATTTTTACGCCAAGACCAACGATCCGTTCGACGACAACATGCACGGCACCCATTGTGCGGGGACCATCGGCGCAATCGGCAACAACGGCATAGGTGTGGCCGGCGTCTGCTGGCAGGTCAGGCTGATGCCGCTCAAGTTTTTGGACAGCCGCGGCAGCGGCGCGACCTCCGATGCGGTCAGCGCCATTCTTTATGCGGCGGACATGGGCGTCAAAATTCTCAACAACAGCTGGGGCGGGGGTTCACAGTCGACCTCAATGGAGAACGCCATTCGTTATGCGGCAAACAAAGGTGTGCTCTTTGTCGCCGCGGCCGGCAACGAGGGCAACGACAACGATCTGATTCCCAATTATCCTTCAAGCTATGATTTGCCCAACATCCTGGCTGTGGCTGCGACAGACCATAGCGATAACCTGGCTGTCTGGGGCGACGGCGGCGGCGGGAACGACGATGACTGCGGTTTGATATGTGCAACGGTCAACGCCGGCGTTCCCGGTTCCAATTGGGGTTACAAATCCGTGCACTTGGCGGCGCCGGGCAAGAACATTCTCAGCACCGTGCCCGGCGAAAGTTACTCGTCGCTTTCCGGCACTTCCATGGCTGCTCCGCACGTTGCGGGAGCTGCCGCTCTTTTATTGGCAATCAATCCCTCGCTGAGCGTTCAGGAACTTCGCTCTACTCTGACAAGCACGGTCGATCCCTTGGAATCCTTGGCGAATAAAGTAGCCTCCGGCGGACGGTTGAACCTTGCCGCTGCCGTTGCTGCAGCTGCGCCCAAACTCTGA
- a CDS encoding FAD-dependent oxidoreductase — protein MPFFAEITEVWEIAEHTIAWKIDKPEGFVFRAGQHVSIKLLQPKFSDPKGPRRTFTIASSPVEQNLLFITRNTGSGFKRSLLQGPQPVEIWGPMGEMVHDGNFPAVFVAGGVGVSPFRSMIFDGVSRLNIQPMVLLHSDRTAAAAVFVDAFRRIQADFPQLFKYELFLTQDMPQRRINGASLRGALDSLPKAVVYLCGSEMFVEGMRKTLTGIGLPEERLRAELFRGYKPRDKGKEGE, from the coding sequence TTGCCTTTCTTTGCCGAAATTACGGAGGTATGGGAAATCGCCGAGCACACGATCGCTTGGAAGATCGACAAGCCGGAAGGATTCGTTTTTCGCGCGGGTCAACATGTAAGCATCAAGCTGCTGCAGCCGAAATTTAGCGATCCGAAAGGTCCCCGACGTACGTTTACCATCGCCTCGAGCCCGGTTGAACAAAACCTGCTGTTCATCACCCGCAACACGGGCAGCGGTTTTAAGCGTTCCTTGCTGCAGGGACCGCAGCCTGTGGAGATCTGGGGACCGATGGGCGAGATGGTGCATGACGGCAATTTTCCGGCGGTTTTTGTTGCCGGCGGCGTGGGAGTCAGCCCGTTCCGCAGCATGATTTTTGACGGTGTTTCGCGCCTGAACATCCAGCCGATGGTGCTTCTTCACAGCGACCGTACCGCAGCGGCGGCAGTTTTTGTCGATGCTTTTCGCCGTATCCAAGCTGATTTCCCGCAGCTTTTCAAATATGAGCTTTTCCTCACCCAAGATATGCCGCAGCGGCGTATAAACGGAGCTTCCCTTCGCGGCGCTCTTGACTCCCTTCCGAAAGCGGTTGTCTATCTCTGTGGATCCGAGATGTTTGTCGAGGGCATGCGAAAAACTTTGACGGGGATTGGCCTGCCCGAAGAGCGTCTGCGGGCCGAGCTGTTTCGAGGCTACAAGCCGAGGGACAAAGGAAAAGAGGGGGAGTAA
- a CDS encoding gamma-glutamyl-gamma-aminobutyrate hydrolase family protein, which yields MTQAPLVGITTDFATDDDSLGSAVVEMSYVEAVYEAGGIPVLVPPLNADRPIDGYLDRLDGLVLIGGDDVWPSAYGEKPHSTVDSLPAQRFLHERRLIQAWLERTKKPILGICLGCQFTNVVCGGSLIQDIPSQIGTGVKHWGGIYHTVRITPGSRLQKILGQEQVNVLSNHHQAVRRIGTNLKPVASAEDGIIEALEWTGDRFGLFVQWHPERMPIEHRKKLFGAFIEACKKN from the coding sequence ATGACTCAAGCACCTTTAGTCGGCATTACCACGGATTTCGCAACGGATGACGACAGCCTCGGAAGCGCAGTCGTGGAAATGTCCTATGTCGAGGCGGTCTATGAAGCCGGCGGCATACCGGTACTGGTGCCGCCCTTGAATGCGGACCGCCCAATCGACGGTTATCTCGACCGCCTGGACGGCCTGGTGCTGATCGGCGGCGACGATGTTTGGCCCAGCGCCTACGGCGAAAAGCCGCATTCCACGGTCGATTCGCTGCCTGCGCAGCGTTTTCTGCACGAGCGGCGCCTGATCCAGGCTTGGCTCGAGCGCACAAAGAAGCCGATTCTGGGTATTTGCCTTGGGTGTCAATTTACCAACGTCGTCTGCGGCGGATCATTGATTCAAGACATCCCCTCACAGATCGGCACCGGAGTAAAGCACTGGGGCGGTATTTATCATACAGTCCGCATCACGCCGGGTTCACGCCTGCAAAAAATTTTGGGGCAGGAGCAGGTAAACGTCCTTTCCAACCACCATCAGGCGGTTCGGCGAATCGGGACCAATCTCAAACCGGTCGCGAGTGCCGAAGACGGCATCATCGAAGCGCTCGAATGGACAGGGGATCGCTTCGGCCTCTTTGTGCAATGGCACCCTGAGCGCATGCCGATCGAGCATCGTAAAAAGCTGTTCGGCGCATTTATCGAGGCCTGCAAAAAAAATTAA
- a CDS encoding Gfo/Idh/MocA family oxidoreductase produces the protein MVKERAGMDRRAFLKTGAAAAGALLAAGKGFYAAGSDIIRVGLIGCGSRGTSAGIIDCAQSAPGVQLVAIGDLFQDHLEAAPQLIQENLRKRGLPIEEIYRVTPETMFAGPEAYRQVIAADVDMVILTTPPYCRPLHFRAAVEAGKHVFLEKPVAVDPVGVRSILETADLAKRKGLTVVAGTQMRRFEPMRQAIRRLHDGAVGKIVAGQVARLSDAARHWRPETIVRRPEWSEMDHHIRRWFFWTWTSGDFIVEMHVHNLDIMNWILGAHPISCLGMGGRQARVEPEFGNVYDHFSVEYLYRGDVRVEYLGAQIDRFTYRLDHRVQGTKGAAYLDFGNAWIKGKKSWKYEGTPQDPAVLQFTEMIDSIRKGKAVNEGRQVAEATLTAVMGRMSAYTGREIKWDWVLNASQLDLSPRPTPEGLQLHKEIAVPGQTPLI, from the coding sequence ATGGTAAAGGAGCGAGCCGGTATGGACCGTCGGGCTTTTCTTAAAACCGGCGCAGCAGCGGCCGGTGCCTTATTGGCTGCGGGAAAAGGTTTTTATGCCGCCGGTTCCGACATCATCCGCGTCGGACTGATCGGCTGCGGCAGCCGCGGCACCAGCGCCGGCATCATCGACTGCGCGCAATCGGCTCCCGGCGTGCAGCTCGTCGCCATCGGCGATCTTTTTCAAGATCATCTGGAGGCTGCGCCGCAGCTGATTCAAGAAAATCTGCGCAAGCGCGGCCTGCCGATAGAAGAAATCTATCGGGTTACGCCGGAAACGATGTTCGCCGGACCGGAGGCCTATCGGCAGGTTATTGCAGCCGACGTCGACATGGTCATTCTCACCACGCCGCCGTACTGTCGACCGCTGCATTTCCGCGCCGCAGTAGAGGCCGGCAAACACGTCTTTTTGGAAAAACCCGTAGCGGTCGATCCGGTCGGGGTGCGCTCGATCCTGGAAACCGCTGATTTGGCGAAACGGAAAGGATTGACTGTGGTGGCCGGTACACAGATGCGGCGTTTCGAGCCCATGCGTCAGGCAATCCGCAGGCTGCACGACGGCGCCGTCGGCAAAATCGTCGCCGGGCAGGTCGCGCGCCTGAGCGATGCCGCCCGCCATTGGCGTCCGGAAACCATCGTTCGTCGACCGGAATGGTCGGAGATGGATCACCATATCCGGCGCTGGTTTTTCTGGACCTGGACGTCCGGAGACTTTATCGTCGAAATGCATGTGCATAACCTTGACATCATGAACTGGATCCTCGGTGCACATCCGATTTCCTGTCTCGGCATGGGCGGTCGTCAGGCGCGCGTGGAGCCGGAATTCGGCAACGTCTATGATCACTTTAGCGTCGAGTACCTCTACCGCGGCGACGTGCGTGTGGAATACTTGGGCGCGCAAATCGATCGTTTTACCTATCGTCTCGATCATCGCGTGCAGGGGACCAAAGGGGCTGCTTATCTCGATTTCGGCAACGCGTGGATCAAAGGCAAAAAGAGCTGGAAATATGAGGGGACGCCCCAGGATCCGGCTGTTCTGCAATTCACGGAGATGATCGACAGCATTCGCAAGGGCAAAGCGGTCAACGAGGGCAGACAGGTCGCCGAGGCGACGTTGACCGCCGTTATGGGCCGCATGAGCGCGTACACCGGTCGGGAAATCAAGTGGGACTGGGTTCTGAACGCTTCACAGCTCGATCTGAGTCCGCGCCCGACGCCGGAAGGACTGCAACTGCACAAAGAAATCGCCGTCCCCGGGCAGACGCCGCTGATCTGA
- a CDS encoding acyl-CoA dehydratase activase has translation MDLQKRVVRVGIDIGSLYLKVVAQTEDSHFIGESAGDIFGHRGNFYFFKPVPVKGRPLAVAAFVIEKLYSAADGAELIVQFTGSQAQRVARLLDCPWVNEFKALARGCVGAVPETRTILEIGGDGSRFLQVEWNAEKEELSILDYSRNGECAAGTGSFIDQQAARMNYRVEEIGRLVIEADGCANIAGRCSVFAKSDMVHAQQRGYAPGAIFKGLCEAVVRNFKGTVVRGRTLTPLVVMAGGVALNEGVVQAVKSIFAFQENDFRVVDFPQHVSALGCALLPGGAQLKREALLRLTHMDEALMSVDSAARPPLNTERVRRRLPRRSDGESLPQRAFLGIDVGSVSTNLALLDEEGRVIDEVYTRTEGKPIQVVQRELAEWGKKYGGIEILGVGTTGSGRELIGELVGADAVHDEITAHKTAACTLAEQEGEEPVDTIFEIGGQDSKFISLEDGVVVDFAMNEACAAGTGSFLEEQAAKLGISIQRDFARLALESANPIRLGERCTVFMEKDVGVFMQQGRDLRDICAGLAYAVVYNYLNRVVRDRKIGNRIYFQGGTAYNLAVAAAFSMVLDREITVPPHNGVLGAVGAALLAREKFLRKPYTTRFRGFDLSRVNFKKRQFFCKACSNQCDIQEIIIEGEHTYWGDKCTDRYRKPRKIARKPVVPDLFALYRQWLDEELPAPDGLGVRIGMPRAMYYWDRFPFWRAYFGSLGAEIVLSEPTSVRTAAEGREMCVAEPCFPVVLGHGHFIDLLKREVDFIFLPQLINSETEFPQTQSWVCPWGQTLPLMIGNNTTVLDQREKLLMPILHFRDGIEFIKRELHDTARRLGVSKKSSDRAVENAYRTLAQFRRRVQEAGRDALARLEAAGQQAVLIVGRPYNVYDPGANLHVPQKLREWYGMNVLPMDFLPLAGIPVSDFHENMFWNYGRRILQACRFAGRTNFLQVIYFSNFKCGPDSYIKHFVRDALGRPLLFLQFDDHSNDAGILTRCEAFLQSNGLLEDQVMAPVSANIEEK, from the coding sequence ATGGATTTGCAGAAACGCGTCGTACGAGTCGGCATAGATATCGGTTCGCTTTACCTCAAGGTTGTCGCGCAAACAGAAGATTCGCATTTTATTGGTGAATCAGCCGGTGACATTTTCGGACATAGGGGTAATTTCTATTTTTTCAAACCCGTGCCTGTAAAAGGCAGGCCGCTTGCGGTTGCGGCTTTCGTCATTGAAAAACTGTATTCTGCCGCCGATGGCGCGGAGCTGATCGTTCAGTTTACCGGCTCCCAGGCCCAGCGGGTCGCGAGACTGCTGGATTGTCCGTGGGTCAATGAATTCAAAGCATTGGCGCGCGGCTGCGTGGGAGCAGTGCCGGAGACGCGCACCATTCTCGAGATCGGCGGCGACGGCTCGCGTTTTCTGCAGGTAGAATGGAACGCCGAAAAGGAAGAACTGAGCATCCTCGATTACAGCCGTAACGGCGAATGTGCCGCCGGAACCGGCTCGTTCATCGATCAGCAGGCAGCGCGCATGAATTACCGCGTCGAAGAGATCGGCCGGTTGGTCATCGAGGCGGACGGCTGTGCCAATATCGCCGGCCGATGCTCGGTATTTGCCAAAAGCGACATGGTGCATGCGCAGCAGCGCGGCTATGCTCCGGGCGCCATTTTCAAGGGGCTGTGCGAAGCGGTCGTGCGCAACTTTAAAGGGACGGTGGTGCGAGGCAGAACGCTGACGCCGCTGGTAGTGATGGCCGGCGGAGTGGCCCTGAACGAGGGCGTCGTTCAGGCGGTCAAGTCGATTTTCGCCTTTCAAGAGAATGATTTTCGCGTCGTCGATTTTCCGCAGCACGTCTCGGCGTTGGGATGCGCGCTTTTGCCCGGTGGAGCGCAGCTAAAAAGAGAAGCGCTTTTGCGGCTTACCCATATGGACGAGGCGTTGATGTCCGTGGATTCAGCGGCGCGGCCGCCGCTGAATACGGAACGGGTTCGTCGACGTCTCCCGCGACGCTCCGATGGCGAAAGTTTGCCGCAACGTGCCTTTCTCGGCATTGACGTGGGCTCGGTCAGCACCAATCTCGCTCTGCTCGATGAAGAAGGCCGCGTCATCGACGAGGTGTACACCCGTACCGAAGGCAAGCCGATCCAGGTGGTGCAGCGCGAATTGGCCGAGTGGGGAAAAAAGTACGGCGGCATCGAGATATTGGGGGTCGGCACAACCGGTTCCGGCAGGGAATTGATCGGAGAATTGGTCGGCGCCGACGCCGTGCATGACGAAATTACGGCCCACAAGACCGCCGCCTGCACACTGGCGGAACAGGAGGGCGAAGAGCCGGTCGATACGATTTTCGAAATCGGCGGGCAGGACTCTAAATTTATCTCTCTCGAAGACGGCGTGGTGGTGGATTTCGCCATGAATGAAGCATGCGCTGCCGGTACCGGCTCGTTCCTCGAGGAACAGGCCGCGAAACTGGGGATTTCGATTCAGCGCGATTTTGCCCGGCTGGCGCTGGAATCCGCCAATCCCATCCGCCTCGGCGAGCGCTGCACGGTGTTCATGGAAAAAGATGTCGGCGTCTTTATGCAGCAGGGACGCGACCTGCGCGACATCTGCGCCGGTCTGGCGTATGCAGTCGTCTATAACTATCTCAACCGAGTAGTACGCGATCGTAAAATCGGCAATCGCATCTATTTCCAGGGCGGCACGGCTTATAATCTCGCCGTTGCCGCGGCTTTTTCGATGGTGCTCGATCGCGAAATCACTGTCCCGCCGCATAACGGCGTGCTCGGCGCCGTCGGCGCCGCTCTCCTGGCGCGCGAAAAATTCTTGCGCAAACCCTACACCACCCGATTTCGCGGCTTTGACCTTTCGCGCGTGAATTTCAAAAAACGGCAGTTCTTCTGTAAAGCCTGTTCCAATCAATGCGACATCCAGGAAATCATTATCGAAGGCGAGCACACCTATTGGGGCGACAAATGCACCGACCGCTATCGTAAGCCGCGTAAAATTGCGCGTAAACCGGTCGTACCCGATCTGTTTGCACTTTATCGCCAATGGTTGGATGAAGAGCTGCCGGCCCCGGACGGCCTTGGCGTGCGCATCGGCATGCCGCGCGCCATGTACTATTGGGACCGCTTTCCGTTTTGGCGCGCCTATTTCGGCAGCCTGGGAGCGGAAATCGTTTTATCCGAGCCGACTTCAGTCCGCACTGCCGCCGAAGGCCGCGAAATGTGCGTCGCCGAACCCTGTTTTCCGGTGGTTCTCGGCCACGGCCATTTTATCGATCTGCTGAAACGGGAGGTCGATTTTATCTTTTTGCCGCAACTCATCAATTCGGAAACTGAATTTCCCCAAACTCAGTCCTGGGTGTGCCCCTGGGGACAAACGCTGCCGTTGATGATCGGCAATAATACAACCGTTTTGGACCAACGCGAAAAACTGCTGATGCCGATTCTCCATTTTCGCGACGGCATAGAGTTCATCAAGCGGGAGCTGCACGACACCGCCCGCCGCCTCGGCGTCTCGAAGAAAAGCAGCGATCGCGCCGTCGAGAATGCCTATCGCACGCTGGCGCAGTTCCGCCGGCGCGTGCAGGAAGCCGGCCGCGACGCCTTGGCTCGACTCGAAGCGGCGGGGCAGCAGGCCGTGCTTATCGTCGGCAGACCCTACAACGTCTACGATCCGGGCGCCAATCTGCACGTACCCCAAAAGCTGCGGGAATGGTACGGGATGAACGTGCTGCCCATGGACTTTTTGCCGCTTGCGGGCATTCCGGTCAGCGATTTTCACGAAAACATGTTTTGGAACTATGGCCGCCGCATCCTGCAGGCGTGCCGTTTCGCCGGTCGGACTAATTTTCTGCAGGTCATTTATTTTTCGAACTTTAAGTGCGGGCCCGACTCTTATATCAAACACTTTGTCCGCGATGCCCTGGGCAGACCGCTTTTATTTCTGCAGTTCGACGACCACAGCAACGATGCCGGAATCCTCACCCGATGCGAAGCGTTTTTACAAAGCAACGGTCTGCTCGAAGATCAGGTTATGGCTCCTGTCTCTGCAAACATTGAGGAAAAATGA
- a CDS encoding phosphomannomutase/phosphoglucomutase, with the protein MNESIFRANDIRGIVERDFTDDVVFDLGRGFGSYMRRREHRTLVVGHDLRPSSPHLADKFIEGLLSTGMEVIFVGQVTTPALYFAILHYQTDGGVMITGSHNPKPYNGFKLCEGIDAVYGEEIQKIKRMILKSDYETGKGRREERDILPDYIAMLKTKFSFKRPLKIVVDAGNATAGPIAPALWRYYGHEVIELYCEPDGNFPHHLPDPCVPKYMEDLAAKVVAEGADIGIGYDGDADRVGAVDDKGRYVFADRLLALFARDVLKRKPGSVIIYDVKCSLALQEAILEAGGKPLMWKTGHSMQKAKMKETGAPFAGELSGHIFFKDDYYGFDDGIYSSGRLLQIVSENGKFSDLIDTVPVYPATEEIRLDCADDVKFDVVAGLVRDFRKNYPVIDVDGARVDFGDGWGLVRASNTEPNLVVRLEAKTPERLKEIIEIFKDHFDRWPQIRYSRNQF; encoded by the coding sequence ATGAACGAATCGATTTTTCGTGCGAACGATATTCGCGGCATCGTCGAGCGGGATTTTACCGATGACGTTGTGTTCGATCTCGGCCGCGGTTTCGGCAGCTATATGCGCCGCAGAGAGCATCGAACGCTGGTCGTCGGCCACGACCTAAGGCCTTCCTCGCCCCATCTGGCGGATAAATTCATCGAAGGCCTGCTCTCAACCGGAATGGAGGTGATCTTTGTCGGCCAAGTGACCACGCCGGCGCTTTATTTCGCCATTCTGCATTATCAAACCGACGGCGGCGTGATGATCACCGGCAGCCATAACCCCAAGCCCTACAACGGCTTCAAGCTTTGCGAAGGCATCGATGCCGTCTACGGCGAGGAAATTCAAAAAATCAAGCGAATGATTCTAAAATCCGATTACGAAACCGGCAAGGGAAGACGAGAGGAACGCGACATTCTGCCGGATTATATCGCCATGCTCAAAACCAAATTCAGCTTTAAACGGCCGCTCAAGATCGTTGTGGATGCCGGAAATGCTACGGCCGGCCCGATCGCCCCGGCGCTTTGGCGTTACTATGGTCACGAGGTCATCGAGCTTTACTGCGAACCGGACGGCAATTTCCCTCATCACCTGCCCGATCCCTGCGTACCGAAATACATGGAGGATCTGGCGGCAAAAGTCGTGGCCGAAGGAGCAGACATCGGTATCGGTTACGACGGCGATGCCGACCGCGTCGGCGCCGTTGATGATAAAGGCCGCTATGTTTTTGCCGATCGGCTGTTGGCGCTTTTTGCGCGCGACGTGCTGAAGCGAAAGCCGGGGTCCGTAATCATCTACGATGTCAAGTGCTCTCTGGCGCTGCAGGAGGCCATCCTCGAGGCCGGAGGCAAACCGCTGATGTGGAAGACCGGCCACTCGATGCAGAAAGCGAAAATGAAAGAGACCGGCGCGCCGTTTGCCGGCGAGTTATCGGGACACATATTTTTTAAGGACGACTATTACGGCTTTGACGACGGCATCTATTCTTCCGGACGGCTGCTGCAGATCGTCTCGGAAAACGGTAAATTCTCGGATTTGATCGACACGGTGCCCGTCTATCCGGCTACTGAGGAAATTCGGCTCGATTGCGCGGACGACGTCAAGTTCGATGTGGTCGCCGGGCTGGTACGGGACTTTCGCAAAAACTATCCGGTTATCGACGTCGACGGCGCGCGGGTGGATTTCGGCGACGGCTGGGGCTTGGTGCGGGCGTCCAATACCGAACCGAACCTGGTCGTGCGCTTGGAGGCCAAAACGCCCGAACGTCTGAAGGAAATCATCGAGATCTTTAAGGATCACTTTGATCGTTGGCCGCAGATCCGCTATTCGCGAAATCAATTTTGA
- the rnr gene encoding ribonuclease R codes for MNDMTQRVLDLLSMEPFRALKAKEIQRRLEVPQHQYAALRKALRSLVQEGRLYKIGRNRYAAARKANEVVGELRVNSQGYGFVTADGKDIFISSKNMGKALHKDRVRVRLFAQTSGKNVEGQVVEVLERARNTVVGVFRWGRRFGYVVPDDLKLQKDIIISPGDDAGAQEGQKVVCEIDSWDHHGLSPYGRVIEILGYPEEPGVDILSVIHAHELPLRFPPDALRQADALPDGLPEEELRRRLDLRDRVVFTIDPDDAKDFDDAVSLEPLPDGNWLLGVHIADVSYYVAEGSPLDRAAAERGTSVYLVDRVIPMLPERLSNGLCSLAEGVDRPTFSVLMTLSGDGSLLHYELKESVIRSKKRFTYHEAQQVLNGELPHPFAETLQNMAALAENLVALRTRRGSIDFDTLEVQVILNADGEPVEIRPRERLFTNRLIEEFMLLANETVAKHVGVVLKKAHNKELPFVYRVHEKPDEQSVRQLVRLARAFGISAKEPQKMHPRYFAHLAREFQRHPAAYVLQTALLRTMMKAQYSPDNIGHFGLAYRYYTHFTSPIRRYPDLLVHRLLKRYLAGQFDFSETATSRLERLCRKATDCEIRAQEAERDSIKLKQLQYLEKHMGEEFDGIIVRMVNFGFFVELPQLLIEGLVHVTSLGDDYYIMDEEGRRLEGQYTGRVFTLGDAVRVRLARVDRNEKLVDFFLCEDDTKRNPRKKNRR; via the coding sequence ATGAACGACATGACGCAAAGGGTTCTCGACCTCTTGTCGATGGAACCCTTTCGTGCTTTAAAAGCAAAAGAAATACAACGCAGACTTGAGGTGCCGCAGCATCAGTATGCGGCGCTTCGCAAGGCTCTGCGCAGTCTGGTGCAGGAAGGACGTCTCTATAAAATCGGCCGCAACCGCTACGCGGCGGCGCGCAAGGCCAACGAAGTGGTCGGCGAGCTGCGCGTCAATTCGCAGGGCTACGGTTTCGTTACCGCCGATGGTAAAGACATCTTTATCAGCAGCAAGAACATGGGCAAAGCGCTGCACAAGGACCGCGTGCGCGTGCGCCTGTTTGCCCAAACCTCCGGCAAAAATGTCGAAGGCCAGGTGGTGGAAGTGCTGGAGCGGGCGCGCAACACCGTCGTCGGTGTTTTCCGCTGGGGACGGCGGTTCGGCTACGTGGTGCCGGATGATCTCAAGCTGCAGAAGGACATCATCATCTCGCCGGGCGACGACGCGGGTGCGCAGGAAGGCCAAAAAGTGGTGTGCGAAATCGACAGCTGGGATCACCACGGACTCAGCCCTTACGGCCGGGTGATAGAGATTCTCGGCTATCCGGAGGAGCCGGGGGTGGACATTCTGTCGGTCATCCATGCGCACGAACTGCCGCTGCGCTTTCCGCCCGATGCCCTTCGTCAGGCCGATGCTCTGCCGGACGGCTTGCCGGAGGAAGAGCTGCGTCGTCGTCTCGATCTGCGCGACCGAGTCGTTTTCACCATCGATCCTGATGATGCCAAGGATTTTGACGACGCTGTTTCACTGGAACCGCTGCCGGACGGCAATTGGCTGTTGGGCGTGCATATCGCCGATGTCAGCTATTACGTCGCCGAAGGCTCGCCGTTGGATCGCGCGGCTGCCGAACGCGGCACTTCGGTCTATCTGGTCGACCGCGTGATTCCCATGCTGCCGGAACGACTCTCGAACGGCCTATGCAGTTTGGCGGAAGGGGTCGACCGACCGACGTTTTCCGTGCTCATGACCCTTTCCGGCGACGGCAGCCTGTTGCATTACGAACTGAAAGAATCGGTGATCCGCAGCAAGAAGCGATTTACCTATCACGAAGCCCAACAGGTGCTCAACGGTGAACTGCCGCATCCCTTTGCAGAAACGCTGCAGAACATGGCGGCATTGGCCGAAAACCTCGTTGCTCTACGCACAAGACGCGGCAGCATCGATTTCGACACGCTGGAAGTGCAGGTCATTCTCAATGCCGACGGCGAACCCGTCGAAATTCGGCCGCGCGAGCGGCTGTTCACCAATCGTTTGATCGAAGAATTTATGCTGCTGGCCAACGAAACGGTTGCCAAACACGTCGGTGTTGTGCTCAAAAAGGCGCACAACAAGGAACTGCCTTTCGTCTATCGGGTTCATGAAAAGCCCGATGAGCAAAGCGTTCGGCAGCTGGTCCGGTTGGCGCGGGCTTTCGGCATCTCCGCCAAAGAGCCGCAAAAGATGCATCCGCGCTATTTTGCGCATCTGGCGCGCGAATTTCAGCGCCATCCGGCTGCTTATGTGCTGCAGACCGCTTTGCTGCGCACGATGATGAAGGCGCAGTACAGTCCCGACAACATCGGTCACTTTGGCCTGGCTTATCGTTACTATACGCACTTTACCTCGCCGATTCGTCGTTATCCTGATCTTCTTGTGCATCGCCTGTTGAAGAGATATCTTGCCGGTCAATTCGACTTTTCAGAGACGGCAACGAGTCGGCTGGAAAGGCTGTGCCGCAAGGCGACCGACTGCGAAATCCGCGCTCAAGAGGCCGAGCGGGACAGCATCAAGCTCAAGCAGCTGCAATATCTGGAAAAACACATGGGCGAAGAGTTTGACGGCATCATCGTCCGCATGGTCAATTTCGGCTTTTTTGTAGAGCTGCCGCAGCTGCTCATCGAGGGGCTGGTGCATGTGACCTCGCTGGGAGACGACTATTACATTATGGACGAAGAGGGCCGCAGACTGGAAGGGCAGTACACCGGTCGTGTTTTTACCTTGGGTGATGCGGTAAGAGTGCGTTTGGCGCGCGTAGACCGTAATGAAAAGCTGGTCGACTTTTTTTTGTGTGAAGACGATACGAAACGAAACCCCCGTAAAAAGAATCGGAGGTGA